From the genome of Pseudomonas migulae:
AGAATTTCGGTGGCGGGCATGCCCAGTTGATGGCTTTTGAGCAGGTCAGTCAGGTAGACCTTGTTGGTGCAACGCAGGATCGACGCCGGATCGTCCATCACCACCAGTCCTTCGCTCTCGGCTTTCTTGGCGAAGCGGTAGGTGTGGTTGTCGACACTGGTGGTTTCGCGGATCAGCAGGCCGTCGTATTCGGCGATCCGCGCGTAGTCCTTGCGCTCGATCAGCTCCACGTCGATGCCCAATGTCTTGCCGACGCGTACGAAATTATCCAGGGCCTTGGGGTTGGACGGCGGCAGTGCTTCCTGCGGATCGTGCAGGATCGCCAGGTCATAACGGGCCAATCGCCGCGAACGGGGTATGCGCCAGATCTTGCGACTGAAACTGTCCAGCGAGTTGGCAAATTGATCTTCCTGATCTTCGCGCAACTTGTGCAGCGCACCGGATTTGACACCTTCGATGTGCCAGCCGTTAGTTCGACGAAACTCAACTAGTAATATCGGACATGGAAACACTTCAAATAACTGCCGCGCCAGATCCTGCAACGGTTCGATATTGGTCCTGCCAAAGTAAAGTGTCAGCGTGAAGCCTTCGGTATCGCTGTAAAGATGATTGCTCAGGGCTTTTTCCAGCGGTTTATCCAGATCGTCGAGGGCCAGGCCATACAAGGATTTTTTGGTCAGCTCGCTGATGGTCCGCACCGACGGAATGACCTTGTGCCCCCGCGCTTCAGCCAGTAGCGAGCAGTAATAGCCGTGCCCCAGGTACTTGTAGCTGCGGCACAGGTTGATGACCTGGACCCGTTTGCCCTGCTCGTTGTCGCGAGTCTGTTCAAGGTATTCCTGCGCCGTGACGATGTCTTCGCTGGGAAAGTAGGACGCCCAGTCTTCCTTGCGTTCGACGATGATAATCAACTGGCTGGAAGTTCTAACCGTGTCATTTAAAAGTGTTGCCGCCGGCAAAGTTTGCTCGGATACTTCGCGCCAATGACCCTGTACCGCTGACATAGTGATTGATCCGTTGGAGAACAAGACCTTTCCTATTAAGCACGAACTTTTTCGAAAGTCCCGTTTCGTTACGCAACTTTTACGGCGGTCATATGAATCCTGTCTTTCGCTTGGCGGTAGTTGAAGACCTACCCGCATTGCTGGCACTCGAAAAGCAATGCTTCACCACGGACCGGCTCACCAGTCGCAGCTTTCAATGGATGATCACCCGGGCTCACGGGCAGCTGTTGGTGGCTGAACGAGACGGGCAATTGCTGGGTTACGCGGTGGTGCTGTTTCATCGAGGCACCTCGCTGGCCCGGCTCTATTCGATTGCCATCGCTGAACAGGCTCGCGGTAACGGGTTGGGCAAGCAATTGCTTGAACGCATCGAGGCGTGCGCCCTTGAGCATGACTGCGCTTACTTGCGGCTGGAAGTGCGCATCGACAACCCCACAGCGATTGCCCTGTATGAGCGCAACGGTTATCGGCGTTTCGCACTGATCCACGATTATTACCAGGACCACGCCGATGCGCTGCGCCTGGAGAAACGCATCCTTCAGCATCGCGATGCCCGCAGCATCAAGGTGCCGTGGTATGCGCAGACCACCGACTTCACCTGTGGCCCGGCGTGCCTGCTGATGGCCATGGGCGCCTTGCACGCCGAACGCCGGCTGGAGCGCCGCGAAGAATTGCAGATCTGGCGCGAGGCGACCACCGTGTTCATGACCTCCGGCCACGGCGGTTGCAGCCCTCAAGGGTTGGCACTGGCGGCAGCGCGGCGCGGGTTTCGCGTGCGCTTGCAAGTGAGCATGGCGGGGCCGTTGTTTCTCGATGGCGTGCGCGATGAGCATAAAAAAGACGTCATGCGCCTGGTGCACGATGAGTTCGCGGCACAGTTGAACGCCACTGACGTCGAACAGGTGCTCGGCGGGCCGCTGGACCTGCCACGATTATTGGCCGACGGGGGACAGCCGCTGGTGCTGATCAGCAGTTATCGGCTGACCCGCTCCAAATCGCCGCACTGGGTGATCGTCACCGATTGCGATGAAGAGTTTGTCTACCTGCATGACCCGGACGTCGACCATAGCCAGCATCGCCAGCCCATGGACTGTCAGCATCTGCCGGTGAGCCATGGGGAGTTCGAGAAGATGTGCAGTTTCGGGCGCGGCAAGTTGCGAGCGGCGGTGATTCTCTATCGCCGGGAGTAAACCTGTGGTGAGGGGATTTAGCGAAACGTCGCACCGCCCCGTTCGGCTGCGAAGCAGTCGCCAATCCGGACAATTCAGTCTGTTTGGCCGGGCGCTGGGGCCGCTTCGCGACCCAACGGGGATAAATCCCCTCGCCACAAATGTAGGTGCCCGCGCTTAAAGTGAACAATATTGCCCTCTCCACAGGGTTTGTGCGCTACTTCAGCCCGACTTTGTACAACACACCATCATCCTCATCGGTGAGCACATACAAATACCCGTCCGGCCCCTGCCGCACATCGCGAATGCGTTTGTTGAGCTCGCCCATCAAGCGCTCTTCGTGGACCACTTTGTCGCCGTCGAACTGCAGGCGTATCAGTTCCTGTGTCACCAGCGCACCGATAAACACGTTGTGCTGCCAGGGTTTGAAGCGGTCGGCGTCGTAGAACGCCATGCCGCTCAGGCCAGGGGATTTTTCCCAGACGTGGCGTGGCGGGACGGTGCCTTCGGCGGTCTTGCCCTTGGCTTCCGGAATCGGCTGGCCGGAGTAGTTGATGCCATGGGTCGCCAGCGGCCAGCCGTAATTCTTGCCGCGCTCGATCACATTCATTTCGTCTCCCCCTAGCGGGCCGTGCTCGTTTTCCCAGAGCACGCCGGTCCAGGGATTGAGCGCCGCACCTTGCGGGTTGCGCTGGCCGTAGGACCAGATTTCCGGGCGGACACCGGCCTGACCGACAAAGGGGTTGTCGTCGGGCACCTTGCCGTCCGGGTAGATCCGCACGACCTTGCCCTGCAGCTTGTCCAGATCCTGAGCCGTGGGCCGGTCGTTGTTCTCGCCTAGGGTGATGAACAGGTAGCCGTCGCGGTCGAACACCAGGCGCGAGCCAAAGTGATTGCCCACCGAAAGCTTCGGTTCCTGGCGGAAGATCACTTTGAAATTCTTGAGGGCGGTCAGGTCTTCCGACAACTGCCCGCGACCGACCGCCGTACCGGCCTTGCCGCCCTCACCCCCGCCTTCGGCATAGGACAGGTAAACGGTGCGGTCCTGCTTGAAGTCGGGCGACAGCACCACATCCAGCAAACCGCCCTGGCCCTTGGCCCAGACTTTCGGTACGCCACTGAGCGGCGCGGAGAGTTTGCCATCGGCACTGACCACGCGCAGGTTGCCGGGCCGTTCGGTCACCAGAATGCCTTGCCGATCAGGCAGAAACGCCAACGCCCACGGATGGTCCAGACCCTTGGCGATCGTCGTCACCTCAAGGGTGCCCTGTTCGCTTTTCAGCTCTTGTACGGACGCGGCAAAAACCGGCGCCGCAACGGTGATCAATGCGCTGGCACAGACTGTGGCCAGGAGGGATGTTCGCAACATGCACGATTCCTTTTGTCGTCTGGATGGCTGGCAGGATTAACGTCCTGCCGCTCAACGGTTGCTGGTGTCTGCGTCTCGGTGGGGCGGATTAGGGATGAATTTCGGCGGGCTGGCCGGCACCGACCGATCCTGCGGATAGCGGTTGCCGATGCCTCCTTTGTCCAGGGTCGGCGGCCGTGGAACCGGCACCGTATTAGGGCCGCGAATGACCGGTGCGCTGGGCTGTGTGCCTTGCATGCTGTTGGGGTTGGCCCGGCGGATCGGGCTGTTGTAGGGATTGCCGGCAGCGCCCGTCGGGCTCTGGGCCAGCAACAAAGGCGATGAAGGCCGTGCGACGTCAGCCACGGCCAGGTTGCTCAGCACGCCACTCAATGCCATCGCGATGATGCCAAGCGCTAATCGGTTCATGGGCAGCCTCTCTACGTGATTACAGCCTTCGATAGCACGCTACGCCCAGGGTTCGGATTTGTTAACCAAAACCTCCCCGACAAGATGTAACACGAAGTTGACGCCCTGCCAGGGCGGTGCCAAACGCCGCTGAAACTTTTGCGCCGGGCCACGGGTCACCTGATCATCACTCGCGAGTAGACGACCATGGCACGGGCAATCTGGAAAGGCGCAATCAGTTTCGGGCTGGTGCATATCCCTGTGGCGCTGGTCTCGGCGACGTCTTCCCAAGGGGTGGATTTCGACTGGCTCGATAGCCGCAGCATGGATCCGGTGGGCTACAAGCGCGTGAACAAGGTCACCGGCAAGGAAGTGACCAAGGAGAACATCGTCAAGGGCGTGCAGTACGAAAAGGGTCGCTACGTGGTGCTCAGTGAGGAAGAGATCAAGTCGGCGCACCCGTTATCCACGCAAACCATCGATATCTTTTCCTTTGTCGACGCCGAACAGATTCCCCTGCAAAACATCGACACGCCCTACTACCTCGCGCCGGACAAACGCGGTGGCAAAGTCTATGCGCTGCTGCGCGAAACCCTGAGCAAAACCAACAAGGTCGCCCTCGCCCATGTCGTTTTGCATACCCGTCAGCATCTGGCCGCGTTAATGCCGCTGGATTCGGCGATGGTCTTGGTGATGCTCCGCTGGCCCGCGGAAGTACGCAGTCTTGACACGCTGGAACTGGGCAGCGAGGTGACCAAGCCGGAACTGGCCAAGGGTGAACTGGACATGGCCAAGCGGCTGGTGCAGGACATGAGCGGCGACTGGAGCCCGGACGATTATCGCGACAGTTTCGAAGACAAGATCATGGCGCTGGTCGAGAGGAAGGCGAATGAAGGGAAGATCGAGGATGTCGAGACGGCGACGGGCGAGGAAGAGCGCAAGACCGCGGATGTGATCGATTTGACCGAGTTGCTTAAGCGCAGTCTTGGGGGCAAGGCTGGCGGTAAAGCTGCTGCGAAACCGAAGTCGGCCGATAAGCCAACACCCGCGAAAAAAGCCACGAAGCGGTCAAGTGGATGATCAAGTATTACGGTGAATGTGATGGCCCCTTCGCGAGCAAGCCCGCTCCCACATTTGACCGCAATCTAATGTGGGAGCGGGCTTGCTCGCGAAGGCGTAATAAGCGGCAACGCTGAATTCAGATCCAGACAAAAAACGCCAGCAACCCGGCAAAAATCGCCCATTTCTCCAGGTAATACAGCTTGCGGTTACGCTTCTTCAACGCCTTGCCGCGCAGGCGGATCTTGTAGATCTTGGCGAACAGGCGATTGATGCCACCGGTCTTGTCGCCCGCATCGTTCGGCGCGCCCGCCGCCGACATCACATTACTGCTGAACCAGCTGTTGAACGCCGCCGCCCAGCGGTACTTCATCGGCCGCTCGATGTCGCAGAACAGAATGATGCGGTTCTGATCGGTGGTGTTTTCCGCGTAATGAATGAAGGTCTCGTCGAACATCACCGCTTCACCGTCGCGCCAGTGATAATTCTCGCCATCGACGTTGATGTAGCAGCCCGCGTCGTTCGGCGTCTCCAGGCCCAGGTGGTATCGGTAGGAACCGGCATATGGATCGCGGTGACGTACCAGCTTCGAACCCGGTGGCAACTCGGCGAACATCGCGGCTTTGATCGAGCCGATGCTCTGCACCAGTTCGGTGGTGCGCGGGCAGAGCTTCATCGCCGAAGGATGACTGTCGCCATACCATTTGAGGTAGAAGCGCTTCCAGCCGGTCTTGAAGAACGAGTTGAAGCCAACGTCGTCGTACTGGTTCGAACGCTTGATCTCACCCGCCTTGAGCAAGCTCTGGCCTTCAGCGCGAATTTCTTCCCAATGGGCCTGCAACGGGCTCAGGTCCGGGAAGTCGGCCGGATCGAGGTAAGGCTTGTTGGGGATTTTCGAGAACAGGTAGAGGAAGCAATTGACCGGCGCCAGAAACGACGAGTGATCGCTCAATTGGCGGCCAAGCTTGTGGCGCACGCGACCGCGCAGGTGGACGTACGCAATCGATACAACATATATAGCGGCAATGATGAGTTTCACGGAAATCGTCACACGTCAGAAGTGAACAAACTGCGTCCGTGCCTGTCGGCATCAGTTCGAAAGATGGCATTTTAGCCACGATTTGTAACTAATAGTTAACGTTCAGATGTGAAAATCTGTCCGCCGGTGCCACCAAAACACCCGTGCGGCGTCAACGCCCTATCGTTTAAAGAGCCAGACCAGTACAATCGCCGCCAAACATTACGCGCCCCCCTTGGTTGATGACGGGAATGAACCCCGCCTCAGCGCACTTCGACTCGGGCCAAGCGCTCCACATGCTGCTGTCCACTTATTGCCAGATGGACCTTCCGCTTCTGACCGGGATGCATTTCCCGTGGTTTGAATTCGGAAACGGGTACTGAATCGGTACTGCCGCAACCCAAGCTACTCTGAATGCTTCGCAGGAAAAACCTTTGATCTCTACAGCTAACATCACGATGCAGTTCGGCGCCAAGCCGCTATTCGAAAACGTTTCGGTCAAATTCGGCGCGGGCAACCGCTACGGCCTGATCGGCGCCAACGGCTGCGGCAAGTCGACCTTCATGAAAATCCTCGGTGGTGACCTCGAGCCGTCCGGCGGCCAGGTCATGCTCGAGCCGAACGTTCGCCTGGGTAAATTGCGCCAGGACCAGTTCGCCTACGAAGAATTCACCGTGATCGACACTGTGATCATGGGTCACGAAGAGCTGTGGAAGGTCAAGGCCGAGCGCGACCGTATCTACTCGCTGCCGGAAATGACCGAAGAAGACGGCATGGCCGTGGCCGAGCTGGAAACCGAGTTCGCCGAAATGGACGGCTACACCGCCGAATCCCGCGCTGGCGAGCTGTTGCTGGGCCTGGGTATCGGCATCGAGCAACACTTCGGCCCGATGAGCGAAGTGTCCCCAGGCTGGAAGCTGCGCGTATTGCTGGCCCAGGCGCTGTTCTCCGATCCTGAAGTGCTGTTGCTCGACGAACCGACCAACCACCTGGACATCAACACCATCCGCTGGCTGGAAAACATCCTGACCCAGCGCTCCAGCCTGATGATCATCATCTCTCACGACCGTCACTTCCTGAACAGCGTGTGCACCCACATGGCTGACCTGGATTACGGCGAGCTGCGCCTGTTCCCGGGCAACTACGACGAGTACATGACCGTGGCGACCCAGTCCCGCGAGCAACTGCTGTCGGACAACGCCAAGAAGAAAGCGCAGATTTCCGAGCTGCAATCGTTCGTCAGCCGCTTCTCGGCCAACGCCTCGAAAGCCAAGCAGGCCACTTCCCGCGCCAAGGCGATCGACAAGATCCAGCTGGCCGAGGTCAAGCCTTCGAGCCGTGTGAGCCCGTTCATCCGTTTCGAACAAACCAAGAAACTGCACCGTCAAGCGGTCATCGTCGAGCGCATGGCCAAAGGCTTCGACGGCAAGACGCTGTTCAAAGACTTCAGCTTCCAGGTTGAAGCGGGCGAGCGCGTGGCGATCATCGGCCCGAACGGTATCGGTAAAACCACCCTGCTGCGCACGTTGGTCAACGAACTGACCCCGGACGCCGGCACCGTGAAGTGGACCGACGCCGCGGAACTGGGCTACTACGCCCAGGACCACGCGCACGACTTCGAAGACGACTGCAACCTGTTCGACTGGATGGGCCAGTGGACCCAGGGCGGCGAGCAAATCGTTCGCGGCACCCTCGGCCGCATGCTGTTCTCCAACGACGAGATTCTGAAGTCGGTCAAGGTCATCTCCGGTGGTGAGCAAGGCCGCATGCTGTTCGGCAAGCTGATCCTGCAAAAGCCGAACGTGCTGATCATGGACGAACCGACCAACCACCTGGACATGGAATCCATCGAGGCGCTGAACCTGGCGCTGGAGAACTACCCGGGCACGCTGATCTTCGTCAGCCACGACCGTGAGTTCGTATCGTCGCTGGCCACTCGTATTATCGAGCTGAGCCCAAGTGGCGTGATTGACTTCAGCGGTACGTACGATGATTACCTGCGTAGCCAAGGCGTAGTGTTCTAAGCGTCCGCCGCAACTGAAAAGCCCCGTCCATGTGACGGGGCTTTTTGCATTTCAGGATTGATGGATGTTCTGGTGCTGCCACCTTCGCGGGCAAGCCTCGCTCCTGCAAGTGACCGCGATCCGACGTAGGAGCGAGGCTTACCCGCAAAGAGGCCCTCAAGTGCAACGAATATAGTTAGCCTGCTTTCTTTTATTTCACACCCGCGCCATGATGCAATTCTCCCACCGCCGCCCGCGAACGAGCCCTCATGTCTGCGCAGCAACTGCCACCGCAAAGCTCCATGGCGATCACACTGCAGATCGTCTCCATCGTTTTCTATACCTTTATTGCCTTCCTCTGCATCGGCCTGCCGATTGCGGTGTTGCCGGGTTATGTCCACGAGCAGCTCGGTTTCAGTGCAGTCGTGGCCGGGCTGACCATCGGCTCCCAATACCTCGCCACCCTGCTCAGCCGCCCGATGGCCGGGCGCATGTCGGACAGCGTCGGCACCAAGCGAGCGATTGTTTACGGGTTGTCGGGGATTGTGTTGAGTGGCGTGCTGACGTTGTTGTCGACGCTGCTGCAAAGCTTTCCGTTGACGAGCCTGTTGATCCTGATCGCCGGCCGCCTGCTGCTGGGGATCGCGCAGGGCTTGATCGGCGTCGGCACCATCAGTTGGTGCATGGGTCAGGTCGGCGCCGAACACACCGCGCGCTCGATTTCATGGAACGGCATCGCGTCCTACGGCGCCATCGCCATTGGTGCGCCGCTGGGCGTGGTGATGGTGGCGGAATACGGCTTTGCCAGTCTGGGCATCGCGCTGTCATTGCTGGCCGCGCTGGCGCTGGTGCTGATCCGCAACAAACCCTCGGTGCCGGTGGTTCGCGGTGAGCGGCTGCCGTTCTGGGCGGTGTTCGGGCGCATTGCACCGTTTGGCGCGAGCCTGAGTCTGGCGTCTATCGGCTACGGCACGTTGACCACCTTTATTACCCTGTATTACCTCAGCCGTGGCTGGACCGGTGCCGCCTATTGCCTGACGGTGTTCGGGGTCTGTTTCATCCTGGCGCGACTGCTGTTTATTTCGGCCATCAGCCGTTTCGGTGGATTCACCTCGGCGATTGCCTGCATGAGCATTGAAACGGCGGGCCTGGTGCTGCTGTGGCTGGCGCCTTCGACCGGTTTTGCCCTGGTCGGTGCGGGCCTGGCCGGGTTCGGTTTGTCGCTGGTGTACCCGGCGCTGGGGGTGGAGGCGATCAAACAGGTGCCCAATTCCAGTCGCGGTGCAGGGTTGAGTGCGTATGCGGTGTTTTTTGATCTGGCGCTGGCGATCGCCGGGCCGGTGATGGGCGCGGTGGCGTTGAATCTGGGGTATTCATGGATTTTCTTCAGTGCGGCGTTGTTGTCGATCACTGGACTGGGTTTGACCCTGCTGCTGAAACGCCGGGCAATGGCCTGACACCCGCAATCCGGTGTGCCGGAGAGCCAATGTGGCGAGGGGATTTAGCGAAACGTCGCACCGCCCCGTTCGGGCGAAGCAGTCGTCAACCCTTTGAACGCGGTTGGTCTTTGAAATGCTGGGGCCGCTTCGCAGCCCAACGGGGCGGTGCGACGTTTCGCTAAATCCCCTCGCCACAAAAGCTCGCTCTCAGAGGGCTTGCAGATTATTGATCAGCCGTTTGCATCCCCGCCCGGGTCGGCACGCCCAGCGCATGGGAGAAGAAACGCCCGGCCTCGGAAATCATGTTGCGGTGAATGTCCTCACGATCGACACCGTCGGCATCGGTGCACAGCGCCGGCATGGCGGCGATCTGTTCTTCGTTGCACGGCGCCATGAACACGAAGTGCCCTGCCCCGGCCAACAACTTGAAGTCAGGCGCGATCGGCAGTTTGCGCGCCAGCGCCGCGGCGTTTTTGTCGAAGGCCACCAATTTGTCGCCGTCGCCGCTGTAAAGCAGCACCGGCACATGCACGTCGGCCAGGGTGTGACGGCCGAACTTCAGGCTCAGCGGCGCCATCAGCAACAGTGCGTGAACCCGTGGATCCGCCACCGGCTGCAGGTCATCACGGTCGACGATCAACTCGCCCTGGGTGTTGCAGGCATCGCGGTCGTCCGGACGTTCCTGGCAGTAGCGGCGCAACCGATCCAGATCAGGCGTCGCCCCGGACAGAATCAGTGCCGTCTCCCCGCCCGCCGAGTAACCGATCACCCCGACCTGATTGGCGTTGACGAACGGCGCGAGCATGCGGTCGCCCAAGGTCGCGGTAATGGCTTCGGAAATCTGGATCGGCCGACCGTACAGGTTGCTCAAGGTGCCGAGGCGGCTGTGGTCTTTGGAGTTGTCGCCGGGATGAATCACCGCCACCACCACGAAACCCTTGCGCGCCAGCGACGTGGCGAGGTCGTGCAGGGCCAGCGGCGTGCCGGTGTTGCCATGGGACAGCATCAGCATCGGGAAACGGCCAATGGCGACGCGGGTGTCTTCGCCCGCTTCGACGGTGTAGCCCTCGAGCTTGCTGGTGTGTTCCCGGTCGCTGGAGGGGTAGAACGCGATGGCGCGCATCGGTTGCAGGTCCAGCGGGTCGAGAAAACTCATCTCATGGAAACCGACGCTCCAGTGAGGATGCGGCGCAGGCGCGGCGTGCACTGAATTCAGGCTGCTGAGCAGGCAAATCAGTAACGTTGCACAAAGACGCACCATGGGATGCCCCACCTTTGTTACTTGACCGGAAAGCCCGTTCTCCATCGACTACCGAGGAAGCGGCCTTGTACCGGCAATGGCGGCCACCAAGGTCGTGACAGAACGGGGATGTTAACCCTCGACTGCATAACCTGGGCCACAACATGAACGAATTAAGAAACAACTAGAAATAGCCAGAAACAAAAAACTCCGCATCTGACACTTGCGTGATCAGAATACAGAGTTTTTTGGGGTGTTGCCCGAGCTGA
Proteins encoded in this window:
- a CDS encoding RimK family protein: MSAVQGHWREVSEQTLPAATLLNDTVRTSSQLIIIVERKEDWASYFPSEDIVTAQEYLEQTRDNEQGKRVQVINLCRSYKYLGHGYYCSLLAEARGHKVIPSVRTISELTKKSLYGLALDDLDKPLEKALSNHLYSDTEGFTLTLYFGRTNIEPLQDLARQLFEVFPCPILLVEFRRTNGWHIEGVKSGALHKLREDQEDQFANSLDSFSRKIWRIPRSRRLARYDLAILHDPQEALPPSNPKALDNFVRVGKTLGIDVELIERKDYARIAEYDGLLIRETTSVDNHTYRFAKKAESEGLVVMDDPASILRCTNKVYLTDLLKSHQLGMPATEILYKERPEDFERVGERLGFPLVLKIPDGCFSRGVIKVESQQALLEATAELFEHSVLLLAQEFFYTEYDWRIGVLNRKPIFACQYFMSKGHWQIYNHKAKGQDINGECRTLAVHEAPRAVVELAVKTANLIGDGLYGVDLKQSGDKVVVIEVNDNPNMDAGIEDAYLQDDLYSLVLEEFVRRLELKRRGQAW
- the rimI gene encoding ribosomal protein S18-alanine N-acetyltransferase, encoding MNPVFRLAVVEDLPALLALEKQCFTTDRLTSRSFQWMITRAHGQLLVAERDGQLLGYAVVLFHRGTSLARLYSIAIAEQARGNGLGKQLLERIEACALEHDCAYLRLEVRIDNPTAIALYERNGYRRFALIHDYYQDHADALRLEKRILQHRDARSIKVPWYAQTTDFTCGPACLLMAMGALHAERRLERREELQIWREATTVFMTSGHGGCSPQGLALAAARRGFRVRLQVSMAGPLFLDGVRDEHKKDVMRLVHDEFAAQLNATDVEQVLGGPLDLPRLLADGGQPLVLISSYRLTRSKSPHWVIVTDCDEEFVYLHDPDVDHSQHRQPMDCQHLPVSHGEFEKMCSFGRGKLRAAVILYRRE
- a CDS encoding PQQ-dependent sugar dehydrogenase, whose translation is MLRTSLLATVCASALITVAAPVFAASVQELKSEQGTLEVTTIAKGLDHPWALAFLPDRQGILVTERPGNLRVVSADGKLSAPLSGVPKVWAKGQGGLLDVVLSPDFKQDRTVYLSYAEGGGEGGKAGTAVGRGQLSEDLTALKNFKVIFRQEPKLSVGNHFGSRLVFDRDGYLFITLGENNDRPTAQDLDKLQGKVVRIYPDGKVPDDNPFVGQAGVRPEIWSYGQRNPQGAALNPWTGVLWENEHGPLGGDEMNVIERGKNYGWPLATHGINYSGQPIPEAKGKTAEGTVPPRHVWEKSPGLSGMAFYDADRFKPWQHNVFIGALVTQELIRLQFDGDKVVHEERLMGELNKRIRDVRQGPDGYLYVLTDEDDGVLYKVGLK
- a CDS encoding Ku protein, coding for MARAIWKGAISFGLVHIPVALVSATSSQGVDFDWLDSRSMDPVGYKRVNKVTGKEVTKENIVKGVQYEKGRYVVLSEEEIKSAHPLSTQTIDIFSFVDAEQIPLQNIDTPYYLAPDKRGGKVYALLRETLSKTNKVALAHVVLHTRQHLAALMPLDSAMVLVMLRWPAEVRSLDTLELGSEVTKPELAKGELDMAKRLVQDMSGDWSPDDYRDSFEDKIMALVERKANEGKIEDVETATGEEERKTADVIDLTELLKRSLGGKAGGKAAAKPKSADKPTPAKKATKRSSG
- the lpxO gene encoding lipid A hydroxylase LpxO, with translation MKLIIAAIYVVSIAYVHLRGRVRHKLGRQLSDHSSFLAPVNCFLYLFSKIPNKPYLDPADFPDLSPLQAHWEEIRAEGQSLLKAGEIKRSNQYDDVGFNSFFKTGWKRFYLKWYGDSHPSAMKLCPRTTELVQSIGSIKAAMFAELPPGSKLVRHRDPYAGSYRYHLGLETPNDAGCYINVDGENYHWRDGEAVMFDETFIHYAENTTDQNRIILFCDIERPMKYRWAAAFNSWFSSNVMSAAGAPNDAGDKTGGINRLFAKIYKIRLRGKALKKRNRKLYYLEKWAIFAGLLAFFVWI
- a CDS encoding ABC-F family ATPase; translation: MISTANITMQFGAKPLFENVSVKFGAGNRYGLIGANGCGKSTFMKILGGDLEPSGGQVMLEPNVRLGKLRQDQFAYEEFTVIDTVIMGHEELWKVKAERDRIYSLPEMTEEDGMAVAELETEFAEMDGYTAESRAGELLLGLGIGIEQHFGPMSEVSPGWKLRVLLAQALFSDPEVLLLDEPTNHLDINTIRWLENILTQRSSLMIIISHDRHFLNSVCTHMADLDYGELRLFPGNYDEYMTVATQSREQLLSDNAKKKAQISELQSFVSRFSANASKAKQATSRAKAIDKIQLAEVKPSSRVSPFIRFEQTKKLHRQAVIVERMAKGFDGKTLFKDFSFQVEAGERVAIIGPNGIGKTTLLRTLVNELTPDAGTVKWTDAAELGYYAQDHAHDFEDDCNLFDWMGQWTQGGEQIVRGTLGRMLFSNDEILKSVKVISGGEQGRMLFGKLILQKPNVLIMDEPTNHLDMESIEALNLALENYPGTLIFVSHDREFVSSLATRIIELSPSGVIDFSGTYDDYLRSQGVVF
- a CDS encoding MFS transporter, which encodes MSAQQLPPQSSMAITLQIVSIVFYTFIAFLCIGLPIAVLPGYVHEQLGFSAVVAGLTIGSQYLATLLSRPMAGRMSDSVGTKRAIVYGLSGIVLSGVLTLLSTLLQSFPLTSLLILIAGRLLLGIAQGLIGVGTISWCMGQVGAEHTARSISWNGIASYGAIAIGAPLGVVMVAEYGFASLGIALSLLAALALVLIRNKPSVPVVRGERLPFWAVFGRIAPFGASLSLASIGYGTLTTFITLYYLSRGWTGAAYCLTVFGVCFILARLLFISAISRFGGFTSAIACMSIETAGLVLLWLAPSTGFALVGAGLAGFGLSLVYPALGVEAIKQVPNSSRGAGLSAYAVFFDLALAIAGPVMGAVALNLGYSWIFFSAALLSITGLGLTLLLKRRAMA
- a CDS encoding alpha/beta hydrolase family protein, which codes for MVRLCATLLICLLSSLNSVHAAPAPHPHWSVGFHEMSFLDPLDLQPMRAIAFYPSSDREHTSKLEGYTVEAGEDTRVAIGRFPMLMLSHGNTGTPLALHDLATSLARKGFVVVAVIHPGDNSKDHSRLGTLSNLYGRPIQISEAITATLGDRMLAPFVNANQVGVIGYSAGGETALILSGATPDLDRLRRYCQERPDDRDACNTQGELIVDRDDLQPVADPRVHALLLMAPLSLKFGRHTLADVHVPVLLYSGDGDKLVAFDKNAAALARKLPIAPDFKLLAGAGHFVFMAPCNEEQIAAMPALCTDADGVDREDIHRNMISEAGRFFSHALGVPTRAGMQTADQ